A single genomic interval of Candidatus Jordarchaeales archaeon harbors:
- the hisB gene encoding imidazoleglycerol-phosphate dehydratase HisB, translating to MREATVSRKTAETSVKVRVNLDGKGESQVDTGIPFLDHMLKTLSKHSMIDIHVEAKGDLKHHLIEDVGITLGEALLKALGGKEGIFRFGSCMVPMDDALVSVALDCGGRPYARIDLKLRGEEVEDVKAEDVVHFLTSFANAARINLHVNVMCGENDHHKVEATFKALAVALRKAIEVDSRRAGEVPSVKGEL from the coding sequence GTGAGAGAAGCAACAGTCAGCAGAAAAACTGCGGAGACAAGTGTGAAAGTTAGAGTGAACTTGGATGGAAAGGGAGAAAGTCAAGTTGACACAGGTATACCATTCCTAGACCACATGTTGAAAACCCTTTCAAAACATTCGATGATCGACATTCATGTGGAAGCGAAAGGGGATTTAAAACACCACCTTATAGAAGATGTGGGAATAACTTTGGGGGAGGCTCTTCTAAAAGCCCTAGGAGGTAAGGAAGGGATATTCAGGTTTGGGAGTTGCATGGTTCCCATGGATGACGCGCTAGTCAGTGTAGCCTTAGACTGTGGAGGGAGACCATACGCGAGAATAGATCTGAAACTAAGGGGAGAAGAAGTTGAGGACGTTAAAGCAGAAGATGTAGTACACTTTCTTACTTCATTTGCTAATGCAGCACGAATAAACTTACACGTAAATGTAATGTGCGGCGAAAACGACCACCACAAAGTAGAAGCAACATTTAAGGCATTAGCTGTAGCTCTAAGGAAGGCTATAGAAGTAGATTCCAGGAGAGCGGGGGAAGTTCCGAGTGTCAAGGGAGAACTCTAA